CTAATTGAGGAAAATGAAAAGCAATATGGTAAAGAAATACGTGCAAACTATGGTCAAGAAACTGTTGATGCATCGAATGCAAAGTTTAGAAATTTAACTGAGGAGCAGTATAATGCAATGCAACAATTAGAACAGCAATTATTTGAACGATTAAAAGAGGCGATGGCAATAGGAGATGCGAAAAATGATGTTTCAATGGAAGTTGCAGAGCTTCATAAACGCTGGTTGAGCTTTTCGTGGCCGCAATATACAAAGGAAGCACATGCTGGTTTAGCACAAATGTATGTAGCAGATGACCGCTTTACAGCTTATTACGATAATCATGTATCTGTTGGTGCCACTCAATTTCTGCATGATGTAATTAGAGAATATACACAAAACTAAAGGAATCCTTCTCATACTGATGTTTTAGAAATAAGTATTTAGGAAAAAATGAATGTATGAGGAGGAGATTTTCATGGAACAACAAATGATAGAAAAGTTTAAAAAACAATTAGAGCAGGAATTACAGGAAATAGAGCAGCAGCTAGAGGAATCAGAGCGACCACAGGCAACAGAGCTCTCCAATTATGATAATCATCCAGCTGATAATGCGAGTGATTTAACTGATCAGCTTACAGAAATGGCTATTGATGAGCATCGTAGTGACCATGCGGAGGAGATCAAAAATGCCCTGCAAGCTATTGAAGATGGAACATATGGTAAGTGTGCAGAATGTGGTGAAGAAATTCCGCTAGGTCGCTTAGAAGCGATGCCACATGCATTGACATGTGTAGAGCATGCGGAGCAACGAGAAGATCAAATACGACCAGTAGAAGAAGAGGTACTATCAGCATTACCAAAATCAGATGATTTCGAAGAGCTTGAGGAATTTGGCTCGTCAGATACGCCATCAGATAAAATGTAAAAAATACGAGGATTTCTTCCTAATTATTCCCTTGACCAGTATAATAACTGTATGGGGTGATAACATGGAAATAATTGATTTACATTGTGATGTATTATTAAAGTTAACGACGCTAGAAGCGCCAAAATTTGCGGATGATGTGCGATTACACGCAAGTAAAGAAAGATTACAATTAGGGCAAGTAAAGGCGCAGGTATTCGCTATTTTTATCGACCCTAAGACACCACAAAATATGCAATTTTTAGAGGTAATGCGTCAAATTGAAGCATTCCATACACAAGTGTTACAAACTGAAGGCATGGTGCATATTACGGAATGGTCACAACTAAATACTTTAGCGCCTCATGAAATTGGTGCTATTTTAAGTTTAGAAGGCTGTAGTGCAATTGGTGAGGATATTACAAAGCTGTCGGCAATTTTGGATGCTGGTGTAATGTTGGTAGGTCTCACATGGAATGAAGAGAATGGTGTAGCCTATGGCGCTGAGCAGGATGCTAGTCTTGGGT
The genomic region above belongs to Lysinibacillus sp. FSL W8-0992 and contains:
- a CDS encoding TraR/DksA C4-type zinc finger protein; the protein is MEQQMIEKFKKQLEQELQEIEQQLEESERPQATELSNYDNHPADNASDLTDQLTEMAIDEHRSDHAEEIKNALQAIEDGTYGKCAECGEEIPLGRLEAMPHALTCVEHAEQREDQIRPVEEEVLSALPKSDDFEELEEFGSSDTPSDKM
- a CDS encoding MerR family transcriptional regulator codes for the protein MEYTIQQLAKLSGVSTRTLRYYDEIDLLKPARTNEAGYRFYGQHEVDILQQILFYRALDMKLVTIHNIIHAPDFQHTAALKTHRDALLQRKKQLDQLLKTVEQTIQSIEEERPMTNEEKFNGFKEQLIEENEKQYGKEIRANYGQETVDASNAKFRNLTEEQYNAMQQLEQQLFERLKEAMAIGDAKNDVSMEVAELHKRWLSFSWPQYTKEAHAGLAQMYVADDRFTAYYDNHVSVGATQFLHDVIREYTQN